The bacterium genomic interval ATCGCCACTGTACCCATCACCGGCAGCAGGGCCAGGAGGCCGGGTGACCGCACGTAAAGCAGGACCGCAACAGTAAGCTGTCCCAGGATGTGGGCGTAGGCTCCCCCCATGCTGATGCCGTAGAGGGAAAACCTCCCTGAAAGAATGAGGGGCACCATGACCAGGAGACTGGTCGCGCCCCCCGCCGCGGAAAGAACCGCCGTGGGGGAAAAGACACCTCCCCAGAGAATCGCTACCAGGCCCACTCTCCCTGCTGTCACCCAAGCGCCTCCTGTAACGCCAAGGGTCACAAAGGCCACAAGGGTCATGATGTTCCCGAGTCCCAGGCGCACCATGGGGAAGGGGTTGGGAACGACCCTCTCCAGGGAGGCCAGCGCGAAGGCCCCTGCCACCAGAAGGGCAAGTGTGGTGATCCTAGCGGGAGACCGCATCCACTTCCTCCGGACCTGAGACCTTGATGACGATTCGGTTGGGCAGGCAGACGATGACCTGTCCCCCCCGGTCAATGGATCCCATTGCTTCGCATATTTTGAGGGGACAAGGGGCGTTTTCCAGATGGGCGCGGCCCTTTTGGACA includes:
- a CDS encoding Gx transporter family protein, which translates into the protein MRSPARITTLALLVAGAFALASLERVVPNPFPMVRLGLGNIMTLVAFVTLGVTGGAWVTAGRVGLVAILWGGVFSPTAVLSAAGGATSLLVMVPLILSGRFSLYGISMGGAYAHILGQLTVAVLLYVRSPGLLALLPVMGTVAILTGIFNAWVAGKLVEVLEVQDTGHRTQDAG